The following proteins are encoded in a genomic region of Magallana gigas chromosome 1, xbMagGiga1.1, whole genome shotgun sequence:
- the LOC136269682 gene encoding uncharacterized protein isoform X1, whose protein sequence is MMSLSGHSVYPHDVLTVLLCLLTVSQAYVNVALNKPAYQQNPEPGNDTYDASNAVDGRKSDLSVSGGQCASSYPRQTATWWVNLTTIHSIHHITIYFRTDNEPWGPSNENTNFTLGFSVYVSNTTDRLQGTLCYKDDNFTLDTIPAVFTTTCPVHGQYVIYYNERLRGVTYPDGYSNHVDISLCEVEVYGCSATGYFGSNCSVPCPDVNCQYCHIETGTCQGCKPGYKGHRCEITCEEGTYGTGCKETCGQCRDVNQCSINNGTCLAGCYAGFKGDLCEIACDRGTYGYDCKETCGHCRDRYQCSIVNGLCRTGCGAGYQGDLCKTCFFLLYTFGFISNKPF, encoded by the exons TTAATGTCGCCCTCAACAAACCAGCATACCAACAGAACCCTGAACCAGGTAATGACACATATGACGCCAGTAACGCTGTAGATGGACGTAAATCAGACCTGAGTGTTAGTGGAGGTCAATGTGCTTCATCATATCCTAGACAAACCGCCACCTGGTGGGTGAACCTGACCACCATCCACAGCATCCACCACATCACCATCTACTTCAGGACGGACAATGAACCATGGG GTCCTTCTAATGAGAACACAAATTTTACTCTTGGATTCTCGGTGTACGTCTCCAATACAACGGACAGACTACAGGGAACACTGTGTTACAAGGACGACAACTTTACTCTAGACACCATACCAGCTGTCTTCACCACCACCTGTCCTGTACATGGACAGtacgtcatctactacaacgaAAGACTACGAGGAGTTACCTACCCTGACGGTTACTCTAATCATGTTGACATTAGCCTCTGTGAAGTGGAGGTGTATG GATGTTCTGCTACCGGATATTTTGGGTCCAACTGTTCCGTTCCCTGTCCAGACGTCAACTGTCAGTACTGTCACATAGAGACGGGCACCTGTCAGGGCTGTAAACCTGGATACAAAGGTCACCGATGTGAAATAA CTTGTGAAGAAGGAACATATGGTACTGGTTGCAAAGAAACATGTGGACAATGCCGTGACGTAAACCAGTGCTCCATTAACAATGGGACTTGCTTAGCTGGATGTTATGCTGGTTTTAAAGGAGACCTGTGTGAAATTG CTTGTGACAGAGGAACGTATGGCTACGACTGCAAAGAAACGTGTGGACATTGTCGTGACAGATACCAGTGTTCCATCGTCAATGGATTGTGTCGGACTGGATGTGGTGCTGGTTATCAAGGAGACTTGTGTAAAACAT GTTTTTTTCTCCTTTACACATTTGGATTTATTTCtaataaaccattttaa
- the LOC136269682 gene encoding uncharacterized protein isoform X2 produces MMSLSGHSVYPHDVLTVLLCLLTVSQAYVNVALNKPAYQQNPEPGNDTYDASNAVDGRKSDLSVSGGQCASSYPRQTATWWVNLTTIHSIHHITIYFRTDNEPWGPSNENTNFTLGFSVYVSNTTDRLQGTLCYKDDNFTLDTIPAVFTTTCPVHGQYVIYYNERLRGVTYPDGYSNHVDISLCEVEVYGCSATGYFGSNCSVPCPDVNCQYCHIETGTCQGCKPGYKGHRCEITCEEGTYGTGCKETCGQCRDVNQCSINNGTCLAGCYAGFKGDLCEIACDRGTYGYDCKETCGHCRDRYQCSIVNGLCRTGCGAGYQGDLCKT; encoded by the exons TTAATGTCGCCCTCAACAAACCAGCATACCAACAGAACCCTGAACCAGGTAATGACACATATGACGCCAGTAACGCTGTAGATGGACGTAAATCAGACCTGAGTGTTAGTGGAGGTCAATGTGCTTCATCATATCCTAGACAAACCGCCACCTGGTGGGTGAACCTGACCACCATCCACAGCATCCACCACATCACCATCTACTTCAGGACGGACAATGAACCATGGG GTCCTTCTAATGAGAACACAAATTTTACTCTTGGATTCTCGGTGTACGTCTCCAATACAACGGACAGACTACAGGGAACACTGTGTTACAAGGACGACAACTTTACTCTAGACACCATACCAGCTGTCTTCACCACCACCTGTCCTGTACATGGACAGtacgtcatctactacaacgaAAGACTACGAGGAGTTACCTACCCTGACGGTTACTCTAATCATGTTGACATTAGCCTCTGTGAAGTGGAGGTGTATG GATGTTCTGCTACCGGATATTTTGGGTCCAACTGTTCCGTTCCCTGTCCAGACGTCAACTGTCAGTACTGTCACATAGAGACGGGCACCTGTCAGGGCTGTAAACCTGGATACAAAGGTCACCGATGTGAAATAA CTTGTGAAGAAGGAACATATGGTACTGGTTGCAAAGAAACATGTGGACAATGCCGTGACGTAAACCAGTGCTCCATTAACAATGGGACTTGCTTAGCTGGATGTTATGCTGGTTTTAAAGGAGACCTGTGTGAAATTG CTTGTGACAGAGGAACGTATGGCTACGACTGCAAAGAAACGTGTGGACATTGTCGTGACAGATACCAGTGTTCCATCGTCAATGGATTGTGTCGGACTGGATGTGGTGCTGGTTATCAAGGAGACTTGTGTAAAACAT AG